The sequence below is a genomic window from Malassezia restricta chromosome IV, complete sequence.
CCCTTGTTCAAGTATTGACGTGCCTAGTATATCGCGTTATTACCTCATTTTCATTACTACATGACATCACTGCATGTCTTGTGGGTCCGTATTTGACATTGACATTTTGCGGACATAATGACGACTGAGAAAAATCATGGACCTATCATTATATCACATTTGTTTAGCTCTGAAGCAAAAGCACCTTTAGTTACTCTTCTGCTTGCCGATCCAAACTTTCATGGGCGAGTCGAAATCAGCAGCAAACGTGACATGACGCAAGTACGCCTCACCAACAACAAAGGCGTTGGGCATATGCCTGAGCGAGCCATTCGTGCCGACCTTCTCAGAACCAGAAATCGGCAAGATACACTTGCCATCACCAGCTTCCTTGCTAGTAATATCTTCCTTGGGAATCTCGATTTCCAAGTCGCCCTCAGTAGCCGAGAACTTGAGAGTCGGAGGGTTCTTGCAGTCGACAAGACCAATCACGTTACCGCTGTCTACTTCCTTCGACTCCGCACCAACATCGTTGAAAATCTTCTTGGCGTTGTCAGCAGTGGTGATGATACCATGAGAGCCAGTGTCAAAGAAGAAGATCACTTGGGGGCCGTCGTTGAACTTGCCCTTAATACCAACGTGATTCTGCGACATGCCCGAGTTGGTCATTTCTTGAAAACCACCCTCAGCAAGAGAGTCATCGTGGTCTCCAATGATGAGCTTTCCACCCTTGCCGATTGACATTTGCCACTTGCGGTTGTCAATCGCTCCTTGGTATTTAAGGTTGGAAATCAGGTCAACCTCCTGAGGTTGCCCGTTGTACCAT
It includes:
- a CDS encoding secreted aspartic endopeptidase yields the protein MKLSISVLIGVIATIAGVSSLEFDLGYAGESLSDIPKEKRVDALLNHLDAWEMRRGLLSKNEMALKKRGGSGESSVQDSIGNVVVNVKIGSEKSEVPMLVDTGSPSTLVKDDFYNSNKSSTASDPLALFMVGYLSGQGAKGPVVADDFYFGDLTAKSFPIGILTKKYYGVVMNEKIGGLLAIMYPGLAENQWYNGQPQEVDLISNLKYQGAIDNRKWQMSIGKGGKLIIGDHDDSLAEGGFQEMTNSGMSQNHVGIKGKFNDGPQVIFFFDTGSHGIITTADNAKKIFNDVGAESKEVDSGNVIGLVDCKNPPTLKFSATEGDLEIEIPKEDITSKEAGDGKCILPISGSEKVGTNGSLRHMPNAFVVGEAYLRHVTFAADFDSPMKVWIGKQKSN